From Methanophagales archaeon, one genomic window encodes:
- a CDS encoding 4Fe-4S binding protein yields the protein MSNGDMIGWKDLKPGFVVTEPGSASTYKTGDWRSERPVRANERCTKCGICYIYCPEGCIEETEDGFFEADLYYCKGCGICAHECPRGVITMEEEKEEEGN from the coding sequence ATGAGCAACGGAGATATGATAGGGTGGAAAGACCTGAAACCAGGCTTTGTGGTCACCGAGCCGGGGAGTGCATCCACATATAAGACCGGCGATTGGCGGTCTGAGAGACCAGTTCGTGCGAATGAGAGATGTACAAAGTGTGGTATATGCTATATCTATTGTCCTGAGGGCTGCATTGAAGAGACGGAAGACGGGTTCTTTGAGGCGGATTTGTACTATTGCAAGGGCTGTGGAATCTGTGCACACGAGTGTCCACGAGGAGTAATAACAATGGAAGAGGAGAAAGAGGAGGAAGGGAATTAG
- a CDS encoding proteasome assembly chaperone family protein, translating into MKEGIVSIVEEEGVEHKNPIVIEGLPDVGLVGAIAASYIVEKMKYNAIGYIESDLFPPVMVIHGGKLKSPFCLYGNEEVIVVSSEIAVPPNAVYPLTRTLADWFSSINAALVISITGLPVKNRMDIEKPEVFAVGNNEEVVKELKAKQVELLQEGFIAGTYAVMLRECYKRGLNAFSLLAQCFPVYPDPGAAASAIGSLDKFLQLGIDVGELMEKEEEIKLKARDLMRQTALSASEMQKSAEQDMPFMYR; encoded by the coding sequence ATGAAAGAAGGGATTGTAAGCATAGTGGAAGAGGAAGGGGTGGAGCATAAGAATCCGATAGTGATAGAGGGTTTGCCGGATGTTGGTCTGGTGGGTGCGATTGCAGCATCCTACATCGTGGAGAAGATGAAATATAATGCGATAGGGTACATTGAATCTGATTTGTTCCCACCGGTTATGGTCATCCATGGTGGCAAATTGAAGAGCCCTTTCTGTTTGTATGGCAACGAAGAGGTGATAGTGGTCTCGTCTGAGATTGCAGTACCTCCAAATGCGGTCTATCCGTTGACTCGAACACTTGCTGACTGGTTCAGCAGTATAAATGCGGCACTCGTGATATCAATAACCGGCTTACCGGTGAAGAACAGGATGGATATAGAGAAGCCGGAGGTCTTTGCGGTGGGTAACAACGAGGAAGTGGTGAAGGAGCTGAAGGCGAAGCAGGTGGAACTGCTGCAAGAAGGTTTCATTGCTGGTACATATGCGGTAATGCTGCGAGAATGTTACAAGAGGGGGCTGAATGCGTTTTCTCTGCTCGCTCAGTGTTTCCCAGTATATCCCGACCCTGGTGCCGCGGCATCAGCTATTGGCTCCCTTGATAAATTCCTGCAATTGGGCATAGATGTGGGGGAGTTGATGGAGAAGGAGGAGGAGATAAAACTGAAGGCGCGAGACCTTATGCGTCAGACTGCTCTATCCGCTTCCGAGATGCAGAAGAGTGCGGAGCAGGATATGCCATTCATGTATCGTTAG
- a CDS encoding 2-oxoacid:acceptor oxidoreductase family protein, whose translation MMDDMIEICVYGRGGQGGVTLAELVAHAAIAEGKHAQSMPSFGPERRGAPVLAFLRVNERERIKIRAEITEPDVLVVLDPGLLHIGTVLSQLKEGGIAVVSTKRAHEALKSELGLGRLATVDAMSIARRVLGLPIVNTAMIGALVKATGIVQLESLKRVMEDRFGKLAIKNQEAMLEAYNETVVS comes from the coding sequence ATGATGGATGATATGATTGAGATCTGTGTATATGGCAGGGGAGGGCAAGGAGGAGTGACGCTGGCAGAGCTGGTGGCACATGCGGCTATCGCTGAAGGTAAACATGCCCAATCAATGCCTTCTTTTGGTCCAGAACGTAGAGGGGCACCTGTTCTTGCTTTCTTGCGAGTGAACGAGCGTGAGCGAATAAAAATAAGGGCTGAGATAACCGAACCGGATGTACTCGTCGTGCTTGACCCCGGTCTGTTGCATATAGGCACTGTACTCTCACAACTCAAAGAAGGAGGTATAGCAGTAGTGAGCACAAAAAGAGCACATGAAGCTTTGAAATCGGAGCTGGGATTGGGCAGATTGGCAACCGTGGATGCGATGAGTATCGCCCGGCGAGTTCTGGGCTTACCTATTGTCAATACCGCAATGATAGGAGCGCTTGTGAAGGCAACGGGCATAGTGCAGTTAGAATCGTTGAAGCGGGTAATGGAAGACCGATTTGGAAAACTCGCAATAAAGAACCAGGAAGCGATGTTAGAAGCGTATAATGAGACGGTGGTGAGTTAA
- the queC gene encoding 7-cyano-7-deazaguanine synthase QueC has translation MGRLAVCVCSGGIDSTVAATIASREGYELYVLHVSYGQRAELREREAVKRISAYLGAADLKFTTIDMIKELGGSALTDYRKVVPAGEEVKLEKNETPSTWVPCRNLVLLSLASAYAEAISANSIFVGFNAEEAKSYPDNSKEFVERYNVVLEKAVASFSTPPEVRAPLVDLLKPEIIKKGIEVGAPLKFTYSCYLGGEKHCGLCESCQHRRRGFRDAGVEDPTEYET, from the coding sequence ATGGGAAGATTAGCAGTGTGTGTATGTTCTGGCGGAATAGACTCGACGGTTGCGGCAACAATCGCATCACGTGAGGGATATGAGTTGTATGTCTTACATGTATCTTACGGGCAGCGTGCGGAGTTGAGAGAGCGGGAAGCAGTGAAGAGGATATCAGCTTATTTGGGCGCTGCTGATTTGAAATTCACCACTATTGATATGATCAAAGAGCTTGGGGGTTCCGCGTTGACCGATTATAGGAAGGTTGTCCCTGCTGGCGAGGAAGTGAAACTGGAGAAGAATGAGACACCCTCCACATGGGTACCATGTCGTAATCTGGTCCTTTTATCATTAGCAAGTGCGTATGCGGAAGCAATCTCAGCGAATAGTATCTTCGTTGGCTTCAATGCCGAGGAGGCGAAGTCTTATCCAGACAACAGTAAGGAATTTGTCGAGCGATACAATGTAGTGCTGGAGAAGGCAGTGGCTTCTTTCTCCACTCCTCCTGAGGTTCGAGCTCCTCTTGTGGACTTATTGAAACCTGAGATAATAAAGAAAGGAATAGAAGTAGGAGCTCCGTTAAAATTCACTTATTCATGTTACCTTGGCGGTGAGAAGCATTGCGGTCTCTGTGAATCATGTCAGCACCGCCGGAGAGGGTTCAGGGATGCGGGCGTGGAAGACCCCACGGAGTACGAAACCTGA
- a CDS encoding CofH family radical SAM protein gives MVRRKEIEELFKEDVHELGERADRINREDGNLVTFVINRHINYTNICVARCPLCAFYREPEDKEAYFMSVEEVLGQVEDAVKKGATELHIVGSLNPAMDVEYFENIFNQIRMRFPKVCIKALTATEIYFLSQIEGMSVKEVLLRLKDAGLQALPGGGAEILEERIRRIICPGKLGAGEWLKIMEIAHSIGLRSNATMLFGHVEQPADRATHLLRLWELQEKTGGFVSFIPLLFHPENTELGLHIRHKANPIDVLKTIAISRIVLRNFRSIRAYWVALGAKLAQVALNYGANDIDGTLMGEKVTHAAGAKTPCTLAIANIVALIRGANKIAAERDTFYNIIRVFTSPSPDSYRASSSSHAQAHQEVQ, from the coding sequence GTGGTGAGACGTAAAGAGATAGAAGAGTTATTTAAAGAGGACGTTCATGAACTCGGAGAACGAGCAGATCGTATAAATCGTGAAGATGGGAATTTAGTTACTTTCGTCATTAACAGGCATATAAATTATACGAATATCTGTGTTGCAAGATGCCCCTTATGCGCTTTCTATCGTGAGCCTGAGGATAAAGAAGCGTACTTCATGAGTGTTGAGGAAGTATTGGGACAGGTTGAAGATGCGGTAAAGAAGGGCGCTACTGAGCTTCATATCGTTGGTTCATTGAATCCTGCAATGGACGTAGAATACTTCGAGAATATCTTCAATCAGATAAGAATGCGATTCCCCAAAGTCTGTATCAAAGCACTTACCGCCACTGAAATATATTTTCTATCACAGATAGAGGGTATGAGCGTGAAGGAGGTACTGCTGAGATTGAAGGATGCAGGACTACAAGCATTGCCGGGTGGTGGAGCGGAGATCCTTGAAGAGAGGATAAGGAGAATCATATGTCCGGGGAAGCTGGGAGCAGGGGAATGGCTCAAGATCATGGAGATAGCACACAGTATTGGTCTGAGAAGTAATGCGACGATGCTCTTCGGGCATGTAGAACAGCCGGCAGATCGTGCTACCCATCTTCTCAGGCTCTGGGAGCTGCAGGAGAAGACTGGCGGGTTTGTATCTTTCATTCCTCTTCTATTTCATCCTGAGAACACAGAACTTGGGTTGCATATCAGGCATAAAGCGAACCCAATCGACGTTCTCAAGACGATAGCAATTTCGAGGATAGTACTGCGTAATTTCAGGAGTATAAGGGCGTACTGGGTTGCACTTGGTGCAAAGCTTGCACAGGTTGCGTTGAATTATGGTGCAAATGACATAGACGGTACGTTGATGGGTGAGAAGGTTACACATGCAGCGGGTGCAAAGACGCCATGCACACTTGCAATTGCAAACATAGTGGCACTTATCAGAGGAGCTAATAAGATAGCGGCGGAACGAGATACTTTTTACAATATTATCAGGGTCTTCACATCACCTTCTCCAGACTCATATCGAGCATCTTCTTCGTCTCACGCGCAAGCGCATCAGGAAGTCCAGTGA
- a CDS encoding Hsp20/alpha crystallin family protein — protein MGLERRIRDAMWSYNGNLEPLHELEDRGDEIVITLDLPRVKKEDVEINTTEDSVEIKAKMSEAVCWERWGSVQRRISFQQLRKQIKLPEPIDPDKASASLKNGILRISLPKKRTKVLIPIQ, from the coding sequence ATGGGTCTGGAAAGGCGGATAAGAGATGCGATGTGGAGTTATAACGGCAATTTAGAGCCGTTGCATGAACTGGAAGATAGGGGTGATGAGATAGTTATCACTCTTGACCTGCCTCGAGTGAAGAAGGAAGATGTGGAGATAAATACAACAGAGGATTCTGTGGAGATAAAAGCGAAGATGAGCGAAGCGGTCTGCTGGGAGAGGTGGGGTAGCGTTCAGAGGCGAATAAGCTTTCAGCAGCTCAGAAAGCAGATAAAATTGCCCGAACCGATAGACCCCGATAAAGCTTCCGCTTCGCTTAAAAATGGCATCCTCAGGATATCACTACCAAAAAAGAGGACAAAGGTGCTCATACCCATACAATAA
- a CDS encoding ABC transporter ATP-binding protein: MLEIENLTVEVAGKEILRGLYLNIERGEVHVLFGPNGCGKTTLLLTILGFPGYKVKSGSIKFKGVDITNLPTNERVKLGMGVSFQHPPQIRGVTLGDMVNIAQGRSEASIDEGMIELAARVNIPSEFLNRDVNLGFSGGEVKRSEILQLMAQSPEFIMFDEPDSGVDVENIELIGGIMCELLDRNKLPSKRARAGLIITHSGFIMRYIKADRAHVMLDGSIACSGMPDEITKNIMEGGFEKCVEKCRVR; this comes from the coding sequence ATGCTGGAAATAGAGAACCTGACGGTGGAAGTAGCAGGGAAGGAGATCCTACGTGGTTTATACCTGAATATCGAGCGTGGAGAGGTGCATGTATTATTTGGACCAAATGGCTGTGGTAAGACAACCCTTTTGTTGACTATACTTGGTTTTCCAGGCTATAAGGTCAAAAGCGGGAGTATAAAATTTAAAGGTGTTGATATAACAAATTTACCAACCAACGAGCGAGTGAAGCTGGGGATGGGTGTATCATTCCAGCATCCACCTCAGATAAGGGGCGTCACGCTCGGCGACATGGTGAATATCGCACAGGGTAGAAGCGAGGCATCAATAGATGAAGGTATGATAGAGCTTGCAGCGAGGGTAAATATCCCCTCTGAGTTCCTTAACCGGGATGTAAATCTCGGTTTTTCCGGTGGCGAGGTGAAGCGGTCGGAGATACTCCAGCTGATGGCGCAATCACCGGAGTTCATTATGTTCGATGAGCCTGATTCCGGTGTTGATGTGGAGAACATAGAGCTTATAGGCGGGATAATGTGTGAACTTCTGGACAGGAATAAGTTGCCGAGTAAGAGAGCACGTGCGGGACTTATAATTACCCATAGTGGTTTTATCATGCGCTACATAAAAGCTGACCGCGCGCATGTGATGCTCGATGGCAGTATAGCCTGTTCTGGTATGCCTGACGAGATAACAAAGAACATAATGGAAGGGGGATTTGAGAAATGTGTGGAGAAATGCAGGGTGAGGTGA
- a CDS encoding MBL fold metallo-hydrolase — MEIRWCGHACFEISGEAGVVIVTDPYDESIGYQMPDLRADVVTVSHEHYDHNNVAAVKGNPEVVRGPGEHIASGIRFLGIDTYHDTSKGVERGENTVFLFDVDDIRLCHLGDLGHILDENQVRSIRERDIDVLFIPVGGVYTIDASGANRVLNQLEPKIAIPMHYKTSPLRLNINKVDSFLRGKKRVREEEKLSLRKTDLPPPDEMEIVVLDWRS; from the coding sequence ATGGAGATAAGATGGTGTGGACATGCCTGTTTTGAGATATCAGGTGAAGCAGGGGTGGTGATAGTTACAGACCCTTATGACGAGAGCATAGGGTATCAAATGCCGGATTTGCGGGCTGATGTCGTCACTGTCAGTCATGAGCATTACGACCATAATAATGTAGCGGCAGTGAAGGGCAATCCAGAAGTAGTGAGAGGACCAGGGGAGCATATTGCCAGCGGGATAAGATTTCTTGGCATTGATACATACCACGATACCTCAAAAGGCGTGGAGAGGGGCGAGAATACTGTCTTTCTCTTTGATGTAGACGATATAAGATTATGCCATCTGGGCGATCTGGGGCATATTCTGGACGAGAATCAGGTAAGAAGCATCAGGGAGAGAGATATAGATGTGCTGTTCATACCCGTTGGAGGTGTGTACACGATAGATGCGAGCGGCGCTAATAGGGTACTGAACCAGCTGGAACCAAAAATAGCGATACCAATGCATTATAAGACATCACCTCTGCGATTGAATATAAATAAGGTGGATAGCTTTCTGCGGGGTAAGAAGCGAGTGAGGGAGGAGGAGAAACTTTCGCTTCGTAAAACCGATTTGCCACCACCAGATGAGATGGAGATAGTGGTGCTGGATTGGAGGTCTTAA
- a CDS encoding 2,3-bisphosphoglycerate-independent phosphoglycerate mutase has translation MKSEARAILIVCDGLGDRPTVGGKTPLQAAETPNMDAVSEAGINGLIDVISPGIVPGSDTAHLSLFGYNPYEYYPGRGVFEALGADMELREGDVAFRANFATVDANMRIIDRRAGRKGSKELADALDGLEIDDIRISLRNTTEHRCALVMRGDNLSKLVSDVDTHVEGGVVSECRPLKEGSAERKTARIVNELVRRSYEILNKHPVNEERRQKGELPANILLLRGAGSYNKISSIRDRFGLSAACVAGASLYKGVAKYLGMTVIPIEGATGKSDTNLGNKAEAALNALRSYDFVFVHVKATDSMGHDGNFEGKKEMITRIDKELVAELKDADAYIIITADHSTPVSIKRHSSDPVPVVMKGEGVRRDEVKHFDEISVASGGLCRLKGLDLLPIITDFTGCYIMYGT, from the coding sequence ATGAAGAGCGAAGCCAGAGCGATATTGATCGTCTGTGATGGTCTTGGTGACAGACCGACGGTGGGTGGTAAGACGCCATTGCAGGCTGCTGAGACACCTAATATGGATGCAGTGAGCGAAGCCGGGATTAACGGTTTGATAGACGTGATATCACCAGGGATAGTTCCGGGTAGCGATACCGCTCATCTCTCTCTCTTTGGATATAACCCGTATGAGTATTATCCGGGCAGAGGGGTTTTCGAGGCACTCGGTGCAGATATGGAACTGCGAGAGGGCGATGTCGCATTCAGAGCAAATTTCGCTACCGTTGATGCCAATATGCGGATTATTGACCGTAGAGCGGGCAGAAAGGGCAGTAAAGAGCTGGCTGATGCACTTGACGGACTCGAAATAGATGACATCAGGATATCACTGAGGAATACAACAGAGCATAGATGTGCACTCGTAATGCGTGGTGATAATCTCTCAAAACTGGTTTCTGATGTGGATACGCACGTTGAGGGTGGTGTCGTGAGCGAATGCAGACCGCTGAAAGAAGGCTCAGCGGAGAGGAAGACCGCACGCATCGTGAACGAATTGGTAAGAAGGAGCTATGAGATCCTGAACAAGCATCCAGTGAACGAAGAGAGGAGACAAAAAGGTGAATTACCTGCGAATATACTTCTACTACGCGGTGCAGGCAGTTATAATAAGATCTCTTCAATACGTGACCGATTTGGATTAAGTGCTGCCTGTGTAGCTGGCGCTTCGCTCTATAAAGGAGTGGCGAAATATCTCGGTATGACGGTCATCCCGATAGAGGGAGCGACAGGCAAGAGTGATACGAATCTTGGTAACAAAGCCGAAGCAGCGTTAAACGCATTGCGAAGCTATGATTTCGTATTCGTGCATGTGAAAGCAACCGATAGCATGGGGCATGACGGCAACTTCGAGGGCAAGAAGGAGATGATCACAAGGATAGATAAAGAGCTTGTAGCAGAGTTGAAAGACGCGGATGCGTATATTATTATCACTGCGGACCACAGTACGCCGGTATCAATAAAGCGCCATAGCAGCGATCCCGTGCCCGTTGTGATGAAAGGAGAGGGAGTGAGGAGGGACGAAGTGAAACATTTTGACGAGATTTCAGTGGCATCTGGCGGCTTATGCAGACTTAAAGGTCTGGATTTGCTCCCAATAATAACTGATTTCACTGGCTGTTATATAATGTATGGGACTTAA
- a CDS encoding glycosyltransferase family 4 protein, whose amino-acid sequence MRIGFFVREYPARLVEFVSEDERILHYGSCDLFVAPSVYEPFGITALEAMTMEKPVVAGAMGISGFRDFVIPSGHDQTGIHVDGSNSPDIAWRINILLDDMENTREMGKRGRMRVKKYFTWDKIAEYTVYCLNL is encoded by the coding sequence ATGAGGATAGGTTTTTTCGTCCGGGAATATCCGGCGAGGCTGGTTGAGTTCGTATCAGAAGATGAAAGGATATTGCATTACGGCAGTTGCGATCTGTTCGTTGCGCCATCGGTATATGAACCTTTTGGCATCACTGCACTGGAAGCGATGACGATGGAGAAACCTGTTGTAGCTGGTGCCATGGGTATAAGTGGATTCCGCGATTTCGTAATCCCCTCTGGTCATGACCAGACAGGTATCCATGTGGATGGCAGTAATTCCCCCGATATAGCATGGAGGATAAACATCTTGCTGGATGATATGGAGAATACTAGAGAGATGGGAAAAAGAGGCAGGATGCGAGTGAAGAAGTATTTCACATGGGATAAAATCGCAGAATATACTGTCTACTGTCTCAATCTATGA
- a CDS encoding SufD family Fe-S cluster assembly protein, with product MNKRDMRDMIERAKRAREKKAGLGDDINLERYNTETREHDALKSLAEVPQEYKQNLLRAGIEPSESGRSGSFLLQDRSVVFSRVKFPGLELMSTTEALKQHEWLADYLWRAIPVDLDKYTSDVELDQMNGYFIRAKANSKVTIPVQACLFITTDKTGQKVHNIIIAEENSELHIITGCSVAHAVKSALHLGVSEFYVKRGAKITFTMIHNWSEGVEVRPRTAVVIEDDGTFISNYILMTPVKSLQTYPTAYCEGKNARANFQSIIYASGNARIDTGSRAVLKGERSRAEIISRVVATDNAEVIARGEMIGEGANASGHIECRGLILSDNATITSIPELKAVRKDLDLSHEAAVGKIAEEAILYLMARGLSEEEATSVIIRGFLNVDITGLPDALARETKKMLDMSLEKVM from the coding sequence ATGAATAAGCGAGATATGCGAGATATGATAGAGCGCGCGAAGCGTGCACGAGAGAAGAAAGCAGGTCTGGGCGATGACATCAACCTCGAGCGTTATAATACAGAGACCAGAGAACACGATGCTCTCAAGTCGCTCGCCGAAGTTCCTCAGGAGTATAAGCAGAATCTGCTTCGTGCTGGCATTGAACCTTCTGAGAGTGGCAGGTCCGGCTCTTTCCTGCTGCAAGACCGCTCTGTGGTATTCTCGCGTGTGAAATTCCCCGGTCTGGAGCTTATGAGCACCACAGAAGCATTGAAACAGCATGAATGGCTCGCAGATTATCTATGGAGGGCAATACCTGTTGATTTGGATAAATATACCTCTGATGTTGAATTAGACCAGATGAATGGTTATTTTATCAGAGCAAAAGCCAATTCGAAGGTAACTATTCCGGTCCAGGCTTGCTTATTCATTACTACTGATAAAACCGGGCAGAAGGTTCACAATATCATAATTGCAGAAGAGAACTCGGAGCTTCATATTATCACTGGCTGTTCCGTTGCTCATGCAGTCAAGTCAGCGCTTCATCTCGGCGTTTCTGAGTTCTATGTGAAGCGCGGTGCCAAAATCACTTTTACTATGATACACAACTGGAGCGAAGGTGTGGAGGTGAGACCAAGAACCGCAGTGGTGATAGAAGATGACGGGACTTTCATAAGCAACTATATCTTAATGACACCGGTGAAATCACTTCAAACGTATCCAACTGCGTATTGCGAGGGTAAGAATGCGAGAGCTAATTTTCAATCCATCATCTATGCATCAGGCAATGCCCGAATAGATACGGGCTCAAGAGCAGTGCTGAAGGGCGAACGCAGCAGAGCGGAGATCATCTCCAGAGTGGTCGCTACCGATAACGCGGAGGTCATCGCACGTGGTGAGATGATAGGCGAGGGTGCAAATGCAAGTGGACACATAGAATGCAGGGGGTTGATACTCTCTGATAATGCGACAATAACCTCTATTCCAGAACTCAAAGCTGTTCGTAAAGACCTTGACCTCTCGCATGAAGCTGCGGTGGGTAAGATAGCAGAGGAGGCGATATTGTACCTGATGGCTCGTGGCTTGAGTGAAGAAGAAGCCACATCAGTGATCATTCGCGGTTTCCTGAATGTTGACATCACTGGACTTCCTGATGCGCTTGCGCGTGAGACGAAGAAGATGCTCGATATGAGTCTGGAGAAGGTGATGTGA